One window from the genome of Hippoglossus hippoglossus isolate fHipHip1 chromosome 6, fHipHip1.pri, whole genome shotgun sequence encodes:
- the LOC117763096 gene encoding troponin I, fast skeletal muscle-like isoform X2, with protein sequence MATEKRLSARRKHTLKSCMLVVANTLLDAEAGVKVGEREKFLADKCPSLDIPYSKDELLELCEKFHEQIDISEEERYCIEFKLNMVLNEVRDLNIKIVDLRGKFKRPRLKKVRMSADAMLKALLGSKHTVNMDLRANLKQVKKEVKEEDKQLRDVGDWRKNIEDKSDRKKMFDS encoded by the exons ATGGCCACTGA gaaaAGACTGTCTGCGAGGCGTAAGCATACTCTGAAG AGCTGTATGCTGGTGGTGGCCAATACTTTGTTGGATGCCGAGGCCGGAGTGAAGGTTGGTGAGAGGGAGAAGTTCCTGGCAGACAAATGTCCCTCTCTGGATATTCCATACTCCAAGGACGAGCTTCTG GAACTTTGCGAGAAATTTCATGAGCAGATTGACATCAGCGAAGAGGAGAGGTACTGCATAGAGTTCAAGCTCAACATGGTGCTCAATGAG GTCAGAGATCTCAACATCAAGATTGTGGATCTGAGAGGAAAGTTCAAGAGACCTCGGCTGAAGAAAGTGCGTATGTCTGCTGATGCCATGCTGAAAGCTCTGCTGGGCTCCAAGCACACAGTCAACATGGATCTGAGGGCCAACCTGAAGCAGGTCAAGAAGGAGGTGAAAGAGGAG GACAAGCAGCTGCGCGATGTGGGAGACTGGCGTAAGAACATCGAAGACAAGTCTGATAGGAAGAAGATGTTTGATAGTTAA
- the LOC117763096 gene encoding troponin I, fast skeletal muscle-like isoform X1, producing MFVCRKRLSARRKHTLKSCMLVVANTLLDAEAGVKVGEREKFLADKCPSLDIPYSKDELLELCEKFHEQIDISEEERYCIEFKLNMVLNEVRDLNIKIVDLRGKFKRPRLKKVRMSADAMLKALLGSKHTVNMDLRANLKQVKKEVKEEDKQLRDVGDWRKNIEDKSDRKKMFDS from the exons atgtttgtctgcaggaaaAGACTGTCTGCGAGGCGTAAGCATACTCTGAAG AGCTGTATGCTGGTGGTGGCCAATACTTTGTTGGATGCCGAGGCCGGAGTGAAGGTTGGTGAGAGGGAGAAGTTCCTGGCAGACAAATGTCCCTCTCTGGATATTCCATACTCCAAGGACGAGCTTCTG GAACTTTGCGAGAAATTTCATGAGCAGATTGACATCAGCGAAGAGGAGAGGTACTGCATAGAGTTCAAGCTCAACATGGTGCTCAATGAG GTCAGAGATCTCAACATCAAGATTGTGGATCTGAGAGGAAAGTTCAAGAGACCTCGGCTGAAGAAAGTGCGTATGTCTGCTGATGCCATGCTGAAAGCTCTGCTGGGCTCCAAGCACACAGTCAACATGGATCTGAGGGCCAACCTGAAGCAGGTCAAGAAGGAGGTGAAAGAGGAG GACAAGCAGCTGCGCGATGTGGGAGACTGGCGTAAGAACATCGAAGACAAGTCTGATAGGAAGAAGATGTTTGATAGTTAA
- the LOC117763095 gene encoding troponin I, fast skeletal muscle-like: MSEKKMSSSRKHHIKSLMLSIAKGLLEEEEKEQEEERGRYMEENCPAVSMPRSMQELQELCREIHHKIDVIDEDRYNLEVKVNKSDKEIDDLKIKVQDLMGKFKKPVLRKVRMSADAMLKALLGSKHTVNMDLRANLKQVKKEVKEEDKELRDVGDWRKNIEDKAGMDGRKKMFESEA, translated from the exons ATGTCAGA aaaaaaaatgtcctcgAGTCGCAAGCATCACATAAAG agtttgATGCTGTCCATCGCCAAAGGTTTgctagaggaggaggagaaggagcaagaggaggagagggggaggtaCATGGAGGAGAACTGTCCTGCTGTCTCCATGCCCAGGAGCATGCAGGAGCTGCAG gagCTGTGCAGGGAGATCCACCACAAGATCGACGTGATCGATGAGGATAGATACAACCTGGAGGTGAAAGTCAACAAGTCCGACAAGGAG ATCGATGACCTGAAGATCAAAGTTCAGGACCTGATGGGCAAATTCAAGAAGCCTGTCCTGAGGAAAGTGCGTATGTCCGCTGACGCCATGTTGAAAGCTCTGCTGGGCTCCAAACACACAGTTAACATGGACCTGAGGGCCAACCTGAAGCAGGTCAAGAAGGAGGtgaaagaggag GATAAGGAACTGCGTGACGTCGGCGACTGGCGTAAAAACATTGAAGACAAAGCTGGTATGGATGGCAGAAAGAAGATGTTTGAGTCCGAGGCTTAA
- the LOC117763091 gene encoding uncharacterized protein LOC117763091 → MEAEGEWDKDLSAHKLLDKKVLRKQNGGIGIARTLHGLFKNPNSLQIQSIARSECAGSCPNLMMSRTEHADARPVPVALTPQLPPRAHRPLCVSVSSDSSGRFKALETQEWKNNLKAQMEQAHSAGAASSTGSLERASLFCASASTTASSSSLSSPVEILNKSKSSSRFSLFSPPWNSSSESDSNPPSRSGSKKLRNYSRRAATGPAGARGPDTPEPKPSGPEHFQYSEPVISKVTDYIYVGNLNAAYNGRTLCRNNIDSIIDMSSVPGEPGPSLSLIPCTCTRGARHSWSRLKVDIGDVPEALGDGPALKQCCFEDINECIDASTEKRKRVLVHCRDGFSLAPTCIIQYLMVKQNMRLIAAYELLRAKYPVNIRECHQNVLVSLERALRPGGNVNPECFKQAISRKVAWT, encoded by the exons ATGGAAGCCGAGGGAGAGTGGGACAAAGATCTGAGTGCGCACAAGCTGCTGGATAAGAAAGTGCTCCGCAAGCAGAATGGAGGGATCG GTATAGCCAGGACTCTCCACGGTCTGTTTAAAAACCCAAACTCGCTGCAGATTCAGTCCATCGCCCGCTCAGAATGTGCTG GCTCCTGTCCAAATCTAATGATGAGTAGGACCGAGCACGCCGATGCGAGGCCCGTCCCCGTGGCCCTTACCCCCCAGCTCCCCCCCAGAGCTCACCGGCCCCTCTGCGTGTCGGTCTCCTCCGACAGCAGCGGCCGCTTCAAAGCTCTGGAGACGCAGGAGTGGAAGAACAACCTCAAAGCTCAG atGGAGCAGGCCCACAGTGCAGGAGCTGCCAGCAGCACAGGCTCTCTGGAGCGAGCCTCCCTGTTCTGCGCCTCAGCTTCCACCACAGCGTCCAGCTCCAGCCTGTCCAGTCCAGTGGAGATCCTCAACAAGAGCAAATCCTCCAGccgcttctctctcttctctccgcCCTGGAACAGCAGCTCTGAGTCTGACTCCAACCCGCCGTCCCGTTCTGGTTCCAAGAAATTGCGCAACTACAGCAGGAGAGCTGCCACGGGGCCGGCAGGAGCCAGGGGCCCCGATACACCTGAGCCTAAACCCAGCGGCCCTGAACACTTCCAGTACTCTGAACCTGTCATCTCCAAAGTGACGGACTACATCTATGTTGGCAACCTCAATGCGGCATACAATGGACGCACCTTGTGCCGCAACAACATTGACAGTATCATAGATATGAGCAGCGTGCCGGGGGAACCGGGCCCCAGCCTCAGCCTCATACCCTGCACCTGCACTCGCGGTGCCCGACACAGCTGGTCTCGCCTCAAGGTAGACATTGGAGACGTGCCGGAGGCTCTGGGTGACGGCCCGGCCCTGAAACAGTGCTGCTTCGAGGACATCAACGAATGCATTGACGCCtccacagagaagaggaagcgtGTCCTGGTCCACTGTCGGGACGGGTTCTCCTTGGCACCGACGTGTATCATCCAGTACCTGATGGTGAAGCAGAACATGAGGCTGATTGCCGCCTACGAGCTGCTGAGGGCCAAGTACCCGGTCAACATCAGGGAATGTCACCAGAATGTGCTGGTGAGCCTGGAGAGGGCGCTGCGGCCCGGGGGCAACGTCAACCCTGAGTGCTTTAAACAGGCCATCTCACGCAAAGTGGCGTGGACCTGA